In Flavobacterium sp. CS20, a single window of DNA contains:
- a CDS encoding helix-turn-helix domain-containing protein, producing MNELIKTKSVMNCPKSFVLAVNDTLNVIGGKWKISIIASLLQSKMRFKDLQEVIVKITPRMLSKELKELELNGVVNRIVQPSKPVLIEYELTESGKQLSEVIDSIIDWGLNHRSVTINTIKKD from the coding sequence ATGAATGAGTTAATAAAAACAAAATCTGTGATGAATTGCCCTAAAAGCTTTGTGCTTGCTGTAAATGATACTTTAAATGTAATTGGCGGGAAATGGAAAATTAGTATTATTGCTTCACTACTTCAGAGTAAAATGAGATTCAAAGATTTACAGGAAGTCATAGTAAAAATAACACCTCGTATGTTATCTAAAGAATTGAAAGAATTAGAGTTGAATGGCGTAGTAAATAGGATTGTACAACCTAGCAAGCCTGTTTTGATTGAATATGAACTTACGGAATCGGGTAAACAATTGTCAGAAGTTATTGATTCAATTATAGATTGGGGTCTTAATCATAGAAGTGTTACTATTAATACTATTAAAAAAGATTAA
- a CDS encoding TolC family protein — protein MKKLSIVAILLFFGATSIAQTLTLNACKELALENNKRLKESQLKLEASGKVRKNAFTKYFPTVSASAFAFKSSKNFLDIKTDAMDLPVYDGNPAHLETATQFAYVPPINIQTLDYANTAMVTAVQPLYAGGRIRTGNKLAEVNEDVTQYQYNLTKSEILVTTEDYYWNLVALNEKTITLRNYEKLLKELLKEVGDFYDAGLVKKSDLLKVQLELNKVEGNKLKLNNGIDILKMTFSQHLGIPYTENFNVIDSITTILPPQNYYTETDLALKNREEYKMLNKAVETEELQKKMTNGELLPQLAVGVGGMYLDMIDQDNTYGLVFATLSIPISDWWGGTYKKQEHEIKMEIAKNSLKQNSELLQLQMSKAYRDLTESYKQIDIAQTSVSQAVEHQKEMENNYDAGLTSLSDLLEARAIAQEAKDALIDAKAKYKINIANYLKSIGEKR, from the coding sequence ATGAAAAAATTAAGTATTGTAGCGATATTATTGTTTTTTGGTGCGACTTCAATTGCTCAAACACTTACATTAAATGCTTGTAAAGAATTGGCTCTAGAAAACAATAAGCGTTTAAAAGAGTCACAATTAAAATTGGAAGCTTCTGGAAAGGTTAGAAAAAATGCTTTTACCAAATATTTCCCAACGGTAAGTGCTTCTGCCTTTGCATTTAAATCGTCCAAGAATTTTTTGGACATAAAAACCGATGCCATGGATCTACCTGTTTATGATGGTAATCCCGCCCATTTAGAAACAGCCACACAATTTGCGTATGTGCCACCCATTAACATACAAACCTTAGATTATGCAAATACAGCTATGGTAACAGCTGTACAACCATTATATGCAGGTGGACGTATCAGAACTGGAAATAAATTGGCAGAAGTGAATGAAGATGTTACCCAATACCAGTATAACTTAACCAAATCTGAAATACTAGTGACCACTGAAGACTATTATTGGAATTTGGTAGCCTTAAATGAAAAAACAATAACGCTTAGGAACTATGAAAAACTCTTAAAAGAACTGCTTAAAGAAGTGGGTGATTTTTATGATGCTGGTTTGGTCAAAAAAAGCGACCTGTTAAAAGTACAATTAGAGCTCAATAAAGTTGAAGGAAATAAGTTAAAACTCAACAATGGAATCGATATTTTAAAAATGACATTTTCTCAACACCTTGGCATACCATACACCGAAAATTTTAATGTTATAGATTCTATAACAACTATATTACCTCCTCAAAATTATTATACAGAAACAGATTTAGCATTAAAAAACAGAGAAGAATATAAAATGCTTAACAAAGCTGTTGAAACTGAAGAATTGCAAAAGAAAATGACCAATGGGGAATTGTTACCCCAGTTAGCTGTTGGCGTTGGAGGCATGTATTTAGATATGATTGATCAGGATAATACATACGGATTAGTATTTGCAACCTTATCTATTCCCATTTCAGATTGGTGGGGAGGAACCTACAAGAAGCAAGAGCATGAAATTAAGATGGAGATTGCAAAAAATAGCTTAAAGCAAAATTCTGAACTATTGCAACTGCAAATGTCAAAAGCTTATAGAGATTTAACAGAAAGCTATAAACAAATTGATATTGCCCAAACATCCGTGAGTCAAGCTGTAGAACACCAAAAAGAAATGGAAAACAATTATGATGCAGGCTTAACCAGTTTATCAGATTTATTAGAAGCCAGAGCTATAGCCCAAGAAGCAAAAGATGCCTTAATAGATGCTAAGGCAAAGTACAAAATCAATATAGCCAATTACTTAAAGTCCATAGGGGAAAAACGTTGA
- a CDS encoding efflux RND transporter permease subunit, with the protein MNYPFSFTAFVGIMVLVGIVVRNGIILIDYASQLVHKHGMSYEEAGLATGKRRMRPIFLTSSAAAVGVIPMILKRLVLVGMVGTVICFGLLTGMALTLLVLPVLYWKSIGRSEERKSAKALKND; encoded by the coding sequence ATGAACTATCCATTTAGCTTTACTGCTTTTGTAGGTATAATGGTACTTGTGGGTATAGTGGTAAGAAACGGCATTATACTTATAGACTACGCAAGTCAGTTAGTACATAAGCATGGGATGTCTTACGAAGAAGCTGGTCTGGCGACAGGCAAGCGTAGAATGCGTCCTATTTTTCTAACCTCTTCAGCAGCAGCAGTTGGTGTAATACCAATGATTCTAAAGCGGCTCGTCCTTGTGGGAATGGTAGGTACTGTCATTTGTTTTGGCTTACTTACAGGTATGGCACTTACCCTATTGGTTTTACCAGTACTGTATTGGAAATCCATAGGTCGTTCAGAAGAAAGAAAATCAGCAAAAGCATTAAAAAATGATTAA